A segment of the Desulfuromonadaceae bacterium genome:
GGAGCAACGACAAAGAAGTGCTGGCTGGCACTGCACTGACTGCGGTCGGTTCTGGCACGGCACTGACTGCGACTGGGGTTACTTCCGGCGCGGCAAAGGCATTGGCCGACAACCCGATCATCAGCAAACAAAACCAGGTCATTCTTTGAAAAACGGTCAACTGCATGCCATCCTCCTGTGAGATAATTTCAATTACACCTTGCATCAAGGAAAAGTAACAAACTATTGCCATTAGTGCCAGTTTTTTTGCCAACGGTCAGATAGAATCTGTGGTTTTTTATGGACTTGGCGCGCCGCGCCTCGTACTATGAGCGCGATAACCAAATATCATCACATCGAAAGTGGAAGGATTAAATCATGGCAACAGCAAAAACGGGAGATCGGGTACGTATCAACTTTACCGGCACCCTGGAAGACGGAACTATTTTTGACACCACCTACGCAGACGACTGCTCAGTGGATGACTGCATCGATGACGACTGCGGTTGCGAAACAGGACCGATGGAGATAACCATCGGCGAAGAAGAATTTTTTATTCTCGTTGAGCAGGAATTGATCGGCATGGCTCCGGGAGAAAAAAAGACGATCATTGTTCCGCCGGAAGAGGCTTTCGGCGAGTACGACGAAGAAAATATTCTTACCCTGGAACGTGATCAATTCCCTGACGATCTGGTTCCGGCCGTCGATATGGACCTTGAGTTGAACGACGAGGACGGCGACAGCTTTGTGGCAACCGTCATTGAGCTTGACGACAAGACAGTGACCCTGGATGCCAACCACCCCCTCGCCGGCGAAACCCTGACTTTTGAGATTGAACTGATCGACATCATAAACACCGTCCACTGATCCGCCACGGTAAAAGCTTGACGCCAGAACACAGAAAAGCCGATTCGGGGGAAGGCGGCCCCGAATCGGCTTTATCTGCTTGAACTAAAATGAAGGAGGTATCAGGCCGGTTCAGGCTCTTGATGATTGTGACTTTACCTTGAAGCGACAAGAATTAAAACGTGGCGACGCGTAAAAGATTGATCCCATTACCCCCTTCCAGCCCTGTGCATCAACACACCCCCTTAACAATATTGGCATGTTAGTATGACAATCTCGTCAGATGGGACGATTGGTGAAAGAATGTTCAGCGCTTAATTTTCTTTTCTTTCTGCGCCGCCTGCAACAGATCCCCCAAAGAACCGAGTCCTGAACCGCCGCCCGCTTGTTCTGTCCACGACGTCTCAGCGGATGCTGCAACATCCGTGGCTGTCGGAATCAGCGCGATCCGTCGTTCAGCCAGGTCAATCTTCTCAATCGTCACCGCCAGCGATTGGCCCACCTTGAGAACATCTTGCGGATGACGAATCCGTTGTCCCCCACCCAGTTTTGAAATGTGTAGCAGTCCGTCAATGCCGTCTTCCAGCGTGACAAACGCTCCGAACTGCGTCAGCCTGGAAACCGTTCCGGTCAGTTGCGATCCTTCACGGTAGATCGTCCCGACCTTTTGCCAGGGGTCGGCCAGGGTGTCGCGCAAACTGAAGGCAAAGCGCTCCTTTTCCCAATCACAGCTCTTGAGTGCGACCTGCAATTCCTGACCAACGTGCAGCACTTCATTGATATTCTCGACCCGTCCGTAACCGATTTCTGAAATCGGTAACAGGCCCTCGATCCCGCCGATATCGATAAATGCGCCAAACTCGCGGATGTTGGTGACTGTCCCGCTGACCACCATCCCCTCTTTTAGTGTCGCGCGTAACGCTTCACGCTGTGTCCGCCGTTCTTCTTCCAGAATGGCGCGATGTGACACCACAATATTGCGCCCCTGTTCGCCGAACTGCGTGATTTTAAAGGTCAGTGTACTGTCGATGAGCTCGGCAACATTTTCCTCGCGCCGCAAACCAAGTTGCGAAAATGGACAGAAAGCCCGCACCGCCCCCGGCAGACGCACAGCGAAGCCCCCCTTAATCTCTTGTTCGATCCGTCCTTC
Coding sequences within it:
- a CDS encoding peptidylprolyl isomerase, with translation MATAKTGDRVRINFTGTLEDGTIFDTTYADDCSVDDCIDDDCGCETGPMEITIGEEEFFILVEQELIGMAPGEKKTIIVPPEEAFGEYDEENILTLERDQFPDDLVPAVDMDLELNDEDGDSFVATVIELDDKTVTLDANHPLAGETLTFEIELIDIINTVH
- the rpsA gene encoding 30S ribosomal protein S1, which translates into the protein MNEEPQDMDENTEDEDFAALFAASLATGTARLEPGQKIAATVLQIGAEWVFLDVGQKGEGIIAASELLNTDGEMTVVVGDQLNAYFVTRKDGELRFTLRLGGGSSGTEQLEDAWRGGVPVEGRIEQEIKGGFAVRLPGAVRAFCPFSQLGLRREENVAELIDSTLTFKITQFGEQGRNIVVSHRAILEEERRTQREALRATLKEGMVVSGTVTNIREFGAFIDIGGIEGLLPISEIGYGRVENINEVLHVGQELQVALKSCDWEKERFAFSLRDTLADPWQKVGTIYREGSQLTGTVSRLTQFGAFVTLEDGIDGLLHISKLGGGQRIRHPQDVLKVGQSLAVTIEKIDLAERRIALIPTATDVAASAETSWTEQAGGGSGLGSLGDLLQAAQKEKKIKR